One Mycobacterium marseillense DNA window includes the following coding sequences:
- a CDS encoding DUF4267 domain-containing protein: MSIDRFGLSAGTIRLASGVSFLVDPLRANKLWGDPEEPTPTARLLLRSMGYRDALIGALLAAAALRGKNTRGWFLASAGADVADLVGGMSVHSELKPSQQLIGLGGAAVGIATGLWGAVRPAKRTAEASAPA, from the coding sequence ATGTCAATCGACCGGTTCGGCCTCTCCGCGGGCACCATTCGGCTTGCCTCTGGCGTTTCGTTTCTCGTTGATCCCCTGCGCGCAAACAAGTTGTGGGGCGATCCCGAGGAGCCGACGCCGACGGCGCGACTGTTGTTGCGCTCGATGGGTTACCGCGACGCGCTGATCGGTGCCCTGCTTGCGGCCGCGGCCCTGCGCGGCAAGAACACGCGCGGCTGGTTCCTGGCCTCCGCCGGGGCCGACGTGGCCGACCTGGTCGGTGGGATGAGCGTGCACAGCGAGTTGAAACCCTCTCAGCAACTGATCGGCCTGGGCGGCGCCGCCGTCGGGATCGCCACCGGGCTGTGGGGCGCGGTGCGTCCAGCCAAGCGGACCGCCGAAGCGTCGGCGCCCGCCTGA